A window of the Streptomyces griseochromogenes genome harbors these coding sequences:
- a CDS encoding fumarylacetoacetate hydrolase family protein, whose translation MRHLLPEADIEAAYVVQRLNVERGIAAGRRLAGRKIGLASPAVQRQLGVDRPDFGALFADMAVPEGQPIATGRLLQPKIEAEVALVLGADLPHRDPTVAHLLRATAFALPALEIVDSRIADWDISIVDTVADNASCGLFVLGGTPVPLDRIDLRDARMTLTRNGETVSRGTGADCLGSPLTAALWLASTLVALGEPLRAGDIILTGALGPMAVATEAVGPGSEPTDLSCVSRA comes from the coding sequence GTGCGTCATCTGCTGCCCGAGGCGGACATCGAGGCCGCCTACGTGGTGCAGCGCCTGAACGTCGAGCGAGGCATCGCCGCGGGCCGGCGTCTGGCAGGCCGGAAGATCGGCCTGGCCTCGCCCGCCGTGCAACGTCAGCTCGGTGTCGACCGGCCTGACTTCGGCGCCCTGTTCGCCGACATGGCGGTGCCCGAGGGACAGCCGATCGCCACCGGCCGGCTGCTCCAGCCGAAGATCGAGGCGGAGGTCGCCCTGGTGCTCGGCGCGGACCTGCCGCACCGGGACCCGACCGTCGCCCATCTGCTGCGTGCCACGGCGTTCGCCCTGCCCGCGCTGGAGATCGTCGACAGCCGCATCGCCGACTGGGACATCAGCATCGTCGACACGGTCGCCGACAACGCCTCCTGCGGCCTGTTCGTCCTCGGCGGCACCCCCGTACCGCTGGACCGGATCGATCTGCGCGACGCACGGATGACCCTGACCAGGAACGGCGAGACCGTCTCACGGGGCACCGGCGCCGACTGCCTGGGCAGTCCCCTCACGGCCGCCCTCTGGCTCGCCTCAACCCTCGTCGCCCTGGGCGAGCCGCTGAGGGCCGGAGACATCATCCTGACCGGCGCGCTCGGCCCGATGGCCGTCGCCACCGAAGCCGTGGGACCCGGCAGCGAGCCCACAGACCTTTCTTGCGTGAGCCGTGCATGA
- a CDS encoding CHAT domain-containing protein — translation MTGVENVWSVSQQDFTSHGPDTSVRNVFGPRGGNASVPPDEPHGVAPAEPCEPRGLTVELAEQAPPGREVPLQVQVTQGSGDVGVALRAFHIPMDGARLTIAVHAPGLLALGDLQQELVVLPGRDSDVLRFGLRTMTTGLHTVTVRAFRAGTFLGELRTQISVQEDVPARDGPTRSAPLTTLAFDPGEVTLQVLRGADGAYSFQLLSETTYAPESFRLLAGDTHEARERIYDELRRTAASTGPDGRGDQEQARRRLRNLGVQLWATAVPDAVRRQFWHEAGRVTALTVLGEHDIVPWELLYPLDGQQEGEGFLAEWMPVVRRVFGQDRVRALSLGRAAFVVPPGSPPEANREIAALRARLGTAVTDGGTLTHRGSVSDLIEDGFAGLLHFACHNTFTSAGSRVAMADGPFDPIDLAYATQSGALRATHPLVFFNACRSAGEINWFSTALGWAPQFLRAGAGAFVGTLWPVRSDSALHFADHFYDHLVTRGRTLGQASLDARRATRQQGGDPTWLAYAVYGSPAARAASSQKA, via the coding sequence ATGACCGGCGTTGAGAACGTGTGGTCCGTGTCCCAGCAGGACTTCACGTCCCATGGCCCCGATACCAGCGTCCGGAACGTATTCGGTCCCCGGGGCGGGAACGCTTCGGTTCCTCCCGATGAGCCGCACGGCGTCGCCCCGGCAGAGCCCTGCGAACCTCGTGGCCTGACCGTCGAACTCGCCGAGCAGGCGCCGCCGGGCAGGGAGGTGCCGTTGCAGGTGCAGGTCACCCAGGGTTCCGGCGACGTCGGTGTGGCGCTGCGGGCATTCCACATCCCGATGGACGGCGCCCGCCTGACCATTGCCGTGCATGCGCCTGGTCTTCTGGCGCTCGGCGACCTGCAACAGGAGCTCGTCGTCCTGCCCGGGCGGGATTCCGATGTGCTGCGGTTCGGCCTACGGACCATGACGACGGGTCTGCACACGGTCACCGTGCGGGCGTTCCGCGCGGGTACCTTCCTCGGTGAGCTCCGTACGCAGATCTCCGTGCAGGAGGACGTACCCGCCCGCGACGGCCCCACTCGCAGTGCGCCGCTGACCACTTTGGCCTTCGATCCCGGGGAGGTGACCCTCCAGGTGCTCAGGGGGGCGGACGGTGCCTACAGTTTCCAGCTGCTCAGCGAGACCACCTATGCCCCGGAGTCCTTCCGGCTCCTGGCCGGAGACACCCACGAAGCGCGGGAACGCATCTACGACGAGCTCCGGCGTACCGCCGCAAGTACCGGTCCGGACGGGCGCGGTGACCAGGAGCAGGCGCGAAGACGGTTGCGCAATCTCGGGGTACAGCTGTGGGCCACCGCCGTGCCCGACGCCGTACGGCGGCAATTCTGGCACGAGGCCGGACGTGTCACAGCGCTCACCGTGCTGGGCGAACACGACATCGTGCCATGGGAGTTGCTTTATCCACTGGACGGACAGCAGGAGGGCGAAGGGTTTCTCGCCGAATGGATGCCCGTGGTCCGCAGGGTCTTCGGGCAGGACCGGGTGCGTGCACTGTCACTGGGGCGGGCAGCGTTCGTCGTACCGCCGGGTTCACCACCCGAGGCGAACCGGGAGATCGCCGCTCTGCGCGCCAGACTGGGCACGGCGGTGACCGACGGCGGAACGCTGACTCATCGTGGCTCTGTGAGCGACCTGATCGAAGACGGGTTCGCCGGGCTCCTGCATTTCGCCTGCCACAACACGTTCACGAGTGCCGGCTCGCGTGTCGCCATGGCCGACGGGCCGTTCGACCCGATCGACCTCGCCTACGCCACCCAGTCGGGTGCCCTGCGCGCCACCCACCCGCTCGTGTTCTTCAACGCGTGCCGCAGCGCCGGCGAAATCAACTGGTTCTCCACCGCGCTGGGCTGGGCTCCGCAGTTCCTGCGGGCCGGGGCGGGCGCATTCGTCGGCACGCTGTGGCCCGTGCGCTCGGACTCCGCGCTGCACTTCGCCGACCACTTCTACGATCACCTCGTCACGCGGGGCAGGACCCTGGGCCAGGCATCGCTGGACGCACGGCGGGCGACACGGCAGCAGGGCGGAGACCCCACCTGGCTGGCGTACGCCGTGTACGGCAGCCCGGCGGCACGCGCCGCCTCCAGTCAGAAAGCATGA
- a CDS encoding DUF3291 domain-containing protein: MPHLALYTFGVLKSPLVDPAPLTREFYDSGEAVYRKISQHPGYLARAEAADGDRGMLFEADWGAWGEFAVPTWYGKGRTVETTALAATLSLWTDLRPAFDAVYTGLHREALNRRYDWFERTGHPNYVCWWVSDGAIPTWRDGVSRLEHLHDHGSVPHAFTFHHSFAPNGTPTRIKGIGPKSDQVH; the protein is encoded by the coding sequence ATGCCCCATCTTGCTCTGTACACATTCGGCGTCCTGAAGTCACCTCTCGTCGATCCCGCACCTCTCACGCGCGAGTTCTACGACAGTGGTGAGGCCGTCTACCGGAAGATCAGTCAGCACCCCGGATACCTCGCGCGTGCCGAAGCGGCGGACGGCGACCGGGGCATGCTCTTCGAGGCGGACTGGGGTGCATGGGGAGAGTTCGCCGTACCGACCTGGTACGGCAAGGGCCGTACGGTGGAAACCACCGCCCTGGCCGCGACACTCTCACTCTGGACCGACCTGCGCCCCGCCTTCGACGCCGTCTACACCGGTCTGCACCGTGAGGCGCTGAACAGGCGTTACGACTGGTTCGAGAGGACAGGGCACCCGAATTACGTGTGCTGGTGGGTCTCCGACGGCGCGATACCCACCTGGCGGGACGGGGTTTCCCGGCTGGAGCACCTCCACGACCACGGCTCCGTGCCGCACGCCTTCACCTTCCACCACTCATTCGCTCCGAACGGAACTCCGACCAGGATCAAAGGCATCGGGCCGAAGAGCGACCAGGTTCACTGA
- a CDS encoding peptidylprolyl isomerase, protein MLRKPSALLAASALLLLGTATQATADTSPPAAPSAACTYTPAVPADNFKGIPVFDPVKAAKPYSATLRTGQGAITFRALTDKAPCTTYSFKFLAQHDYFDRSHCHRLTTARIYVLQCGDPTGTGSGGPGYSFPDENLTGATYPAGTVAMANAGPNTNGSQFFFVWKDTKLSPAYTPFGKVTAGLDVLQKIAVGGEDDQNGPGDGFPTLPVNIKRVQIKSR, encoded by the coding sequence GTGCTCCGTAAGCCAAGCGCCCTGCTCGCCGCCTCCGCTCTGCTCCTTCTCGGCACCGCGACGCAGGCCACGGCCGACACCTCACCCCCTGCCGCGCCCTCGGCCGCCTGCACCTACACGCCGGCCGTTCCCGCAGACAACTTCAAGGGGATACCGGTCTTCGACCCGGTGAAGGCCGCCAAGCCGTACAGCGCGACGCTGCGTACCGGCCAGGGCGCGATCACCTTCAGGGCACTGACCGACAAGGCTCCCTGCACCACGTACTCCTTCAAGTTCCTCGCCCAGCACGACTACTTCGACCGCTCGCACTGCCACCGGCTCACCACCGCGCGCATCTACGTGCTCCAGTGCGGCGACCCGACCGGCACCGGGAGCGGCGGACCCGGTTACTCCTTCCCCGACGAGAACTTGACCGGGGCGACCTATCCTGCCGGGACGGTGGCGATGGCCAACGCTGGGCCCAACACCAACGGAAGCCAGTTCTTCTTCGTCTGGAAGGACACCAAACTCTCGCCCGCCTACACGCCGTTCGGCAAAGTGACCGCGGGCCTCGACGTGCTCCAGAAGATCGCGGTGGGCGGCGAGGACGACCAGAACGGGCCGGGAGACGGCTTTCCGACGCTGCCGGTGAACATCAAGCGCGTACAAATCAAGAGCAGATAG